One Parcubacteria group bacterium genomic window carries:
- a CDS encoding polysaccharide deacetylase family protein: MKKIFITTSWDDGHKLDLRVSELLTKYGLAGTFYVAINQDNRLSDDDIREISKNHEIGAHTVNHPHLSVIRIDEATEEIKNSKIILEKIISKPVEMFAYPFGDYNEEIKRIVGSLGFAGARTVRDWTIETPGDSFEMKTTLHVYPHPLRPNTGSIRAGLRPFFDNIGGIIKYRISPKALFSWQSLARGLFDYVYKNGGVFHIWGHSWEIEKYGMWPELENFFKYISHRDNCIYLTNCDLLKRKSG; encoded by the coding sequence ATGAAAAAAATTTTTATAACGACAAGCTGGGACGACGGGCATAAGCTCGATTTAAGGGTGTCTGAACTTCTTACAAAATACGGTCTTGCGGGAACTTTTTATGTTGCAATAAATCAGGACAACCGCCTTAGCGATGATGATATCAGAGAAATTTCTAAAAATCATGAAATTGGCGCTCACACCGTAAATCATCCACACTTAAGCGTTATCAGAATTGACGAGGCCACGGAGGAAATTAAAAACTCCAAAATAATTTTAGAAAAAATTATCAGTAAGCCGGTTGAGATGTTCGCCTATCCTTTCGGGGATTATAATGAAGAAATTAAGCGGATTGTCGGCTCCCTTGGATTTGCCGGCGCGCGGACGGTTCGCGATTGGACTATTGAAACGCCCGGTGATTCTTTTGAAATGAAAACGACCCTTCATGTTTATCCGCATCCGTTGCGCCCGAATACCGGCAGTATCCGTGCCGGCCTGCGGCCATTTTTTGATAATATCGGGGGCATTATTAAATATAGAATTTCGCCAAAAGCACTGTTTTCGTGGCAATCGCTGGCGCGAGGTCTGTTTGATTACGTTTATAAAAACGGCGGCGTTTTCCACATCTGGGGGCATTCCTGGGAAATAGAAAAATACGGAATGTGGCCCGAATTGGAAAATTTTTTTAAGTATATTTCACATAGAGATAACTGCATTTATTTGACCAACTGTGATTTATTAAAGAGAAAATCGGGCTGA
- a CDS encoding glycosyltransferase family 4 protein: MKILILSDSFEDGGGAARMARSMALGFKRALHDVCVIASVQDKALAGQKMVEGIKVWSIYSNYNLFWRAYRSLYNPQTVKHIAKIIEEVKPDVVHANNIHVHLSYHALKLAKKSGAKVFLTAHDVMPFYYGKLAEFINPDDLSCPEKFNYKISVWQQIKRAGKTYNPLRNIIIRHCLKYVDKIIAVSSALKETLVQNGISNVAIVHNGIEIEEWRLDDGSVEEFKKKHGLAGKRIIFFGGRLSWLKGGREICLAIKKVIETIPNAALLLVGKTDGEAKEILDFAADLEISENIIAVGWLSGDELKAVYRAADIVATPSVCFDSFPTVNLEAMACKKPVIATCFGGSREAVIDGETGYIVNPFNIEAMAGKIIDLLQNQEETIQFGQAGYEQVKTRFSLEKMIDNYLEWYKK; encoded by the coding sequence ATGAAAATTTTAATTCTATCGGATTCTTTTGAAGATGGCGGAGGAGCGGCCCGTATGGCGCGCTCAATGGCGCTGGGTTTTAAGCGCGCGCTTCACGATGTTTGCGTTATCGCTTCCGTCCAAGACAAAGCGCTTGCGGGCCAAAAAATGGTTGAAGGCATTAAAGTGTGGTCTATTTATTCCAATTATAATCTTTTTTGGCGCGCTTATCGCAGCTTATACAATCCCCAGACCGTAAAACACATCGCTAAAATTATTGAAGAAGTAAAACCGGATGTTGTTCACGCCAACAATATCCATGTTCATCTTTCATATCACGCACTGAAGCTTGCCAAAAAATCAGGTGCCAAAGTTTTTTTGACGGCGCATGACGTGATGCCCTTCTATTACGGGAAACTGGCGGAATTCATAAACCCCGATGATTTATCTTGTCCCGAAAAGTTCAATTATAAAATCAGTGTTTGGCAACAAATTAAAAGAGCGGGCAAAACATATAATCCTTTAAGAAATATAATTATCCGCCATTGTCTTAAATACGTTGATAAAATAATCGCCGTTTCAAGCGCTTTAAAAGAAACGCTTGTCCAAAACGGCATATCCAATGTCGCTATTGTCCACAACGGCATTGAAATTGAAGAATGGCGATTAGATGATGGCAGTGTTGAGGAATTCAAAAAGAAACATGGCTTAGCGGGAAAACGGATTATTTTTTTTGGCGGACGCTTAAGCTGGCTGAAAGGAGGGCGGGAAATTTGCTTGGCGATAAAAAAGGTGATTGAAACAATACCCAACGCGGCTCTTTTACTCGTCGGAAAAACAGACGGAGAGGCGAAAGAAATCTTGGATTTTGCCGCCGATTTAGAAATTAGCGAAAATATTATTGCTGTCGGCTGGCTTTCCGGAGACGAACTTAAAGCTGTTTACCGCGCCGCTGATATTGTGGCAACGCCATCCGTCTGTTTTGATTCTTTTCCGACCGTAAATTTAGAAGCTATGGCTTGCAAAAAACCGGTTATCGCCACTTGTTTTGGCGGAAGCCGGGAAGCGGTTATAGACGGCGAAACCGGCTATATCGTAAATCCGTTTAATATTGAAGCGATGGCCGGAAAAATAATTGATTTGCTTCAAAATCAAGAAGAAACAATACAGTTTGGCCAAGCGGGGTATGAACAAGTTAAGACGAGATTTAGTTTAGAAAAAATGATTGATAACTATTTAGAATGGTATAAAAAATGA